From Pelotomaculum schinkii, one genomic window encodes:
- a CDS encoding D-alanyl-D-alanine carboxypeptidase family protein: protein MSGLSRYKPVLLLALILCLFCPSTALATAPRVSSSAAVLMDVTTGQLYFTKNAARRADPASLTKLMTAVVALESGKLDDVVTITGRSSSVEMGSIIDLRKGEKITLEELLKAALVTSANDSTVAIAEHVGGSHDRFVRMMNAKAVALGLFGTRYINTNGYHHPNHYTTARDLAVLTRYALGLPKINELVQTREATVHWVEPQQREEKIINSNRLLSIGYDGIDGVKTGTTPMAGNCLIASATRDGRRLIAVALNCYDRYRDCITLLDYGFEVVKPVTVAGAGEKVTQAAVTGGVQPSVDAVAQDALEVRIDPDFLPKLEQRLEIKETVPAPVKQGQSLGQAVYFLDGQEIGRLNLVAAEDVPRPGWHRQLWDKVFD from the coding sequence ATGTCCGGATTGTCCAGGTATAAACCAGTTCTTCTTTTAGCGCTTATATTGTGCCTGTTTTGCCCATCTACAGCGCTGGCAACAGCGCCCCGCGTAAGCTCAAGCGCCGCTGTACTTATGGACGTGACAACCGGCCAGTTGTATTTTACCAAGAACGCCGCCAGGCGGGCCGACCCGGCCAGCTTGACCAAGCTCATGACAGCTGTCGTTGCCCTGGAAAGTGGTAAACTAGATGATGTAGTCACTATAACCGGACGGTCGTCATCAGTGGAAATGGGGTCGATTATCGATCTGCGCAAGGGTGAAAAAATAACCCTGGAGGAACTCCTCAAGGCTGCGCTGGTGACCTCCGCCAATGATTCCACCGTAGCCATAGCCGAGCATGTCGGGGGCAGCCATGACCGCTTTGTCCGCATGATGAACGCCAAGGCGGTGGCCCTGGGTTTGTTCGGCACCAGATATATAAATACCAACGGCTATCATCACCCCAACCACTATACCACCGCCCGCGATCTGGCGGTGCTGACCAGGTATGCCCTCGGGCTCCCCAAGATCAATGAACTGGTGCAGACGCGGGAGGCTACGGTACACTGGGTTGAACCGCAGCAGCGGGAGGAAAAGATAATAAACAGCAACCGCCTGCTCTCCATCGGCTATGATGGCATCGACGGGGTGAAAACAGGGACCACGCCCATGGCCGGCAACTGCCTGATCGCTTCAGCCACCCGGGATGGGCGGCGTTTAATTGCTGTGGCGCTTAACTGCTACGATCGCTACCGGGATTGTATAACTCTGCTGGACTACGGGTTTGAGGTAGTGAAGCCGGTGACTGTTGCCGGGGCAGGCGAGAAGGTCACACAAGCGGCGGTGACTGGAGGTGTCCAACCATCAGTGGATGCTGTAGCCCAAGATGCGTTGGAGGTAAGAATAGACCCTGATTTTCTGCCTAAACTGGAACAGCGCCTGGAAATCAAGGAAACCGTGCCGGCGCCGGTTAAACAGGGACAGAGCCTTGGCCAGGCAGTTTACTTCCTGGATGGCCAGGAAATCGGGCGGTTAAACCTTGTGGCGGCAGAGGACGTCCCAAGACCAGGATGGCACAGGCAATTATGGGATAAAGTGTTTGATTGA
- a CDS encoding RNA-guided endonuclease InsQ/TnpB family protein, with protein sequence MIINRAYRYELKPNVRERILMAKHAGCARFAYNWGLARRIALYQTEKKSTNAIAQHRELNKLKQTNFPWMYEVSKCAPQEALRDLDRAFKNFFAGLKAGERVGFPKFKKKGVHDSFRLTGSIRVEDKAVQLPRLGVLRLKEETGIAGRILSATVSREADRWFVSLTCEVEIPEPEQVTGEVIGIDVGLNHFVSISDGTKIEAPKPLGKYLKRLKRLSKKHSRMQKGSNNRKKSALGLARLHRRIRNSRQDFIHKLTTALTKTKSGIVIEDLNVHGMLQNDRLSRHIADVGWGEFRQQLAYKTVWYGSTLIVAPRFYPSSKTCSSCGYVMDSMPLSIREWDCPCCGAHHDRDVNAAVNLKKYAISVA encoded by the coding sequence ATGATCATTAACCGTGCCTATAGGTATGAGCTGAAGCCAAATGTGCGAGAGCGAATCCTCATGGCCAAACATGCCGGATGCGCCCGCTTCGCCTACAACTGGGGTTTAGCCCGCCGGATAGCGTTATATCAAACGGAAAAGAAGTCTACCAATGCCATAGCGCAACACCGGGAATTGAATAAACTCAAGCAAACGAATTTTCCCTGGATGTACGAGGTATCCAAGTGCGCTCCCCAAGAAGCCCTTCGGGATCTGGACCGGGCTTTCAAGAACTTCTTCGCCGGCCTGAAAGCTGGAGAGCGTGTTGGCTTTCCCAAGTTCAAAAAGAAGGGCGTGCATGACTCTTTTCGATTGACGGGATCGATCAGAGTTGAAGATAAGGCCGTCCAGCTTCCCCGTCTGGGGGTGCTCCGCCTCAAAGAAGAAACAGGGATAGCCGGCCGGATTCTTTCGGCCACTGTCAGCCGGGAAGCGGATCGCTGGTTTGTCAGTTTAACCTGCGAGGTGGAGATTCCAGAACCAGAACAAGTCACCGGCGAAGTTATCGGTATTGATGTTGGACTTAATCATTTTGTGAGCATTTCTGACGGGACAAAGATCGAAGCCCCTAAACCTCTGGGCAAGTATCTGAAAAGACTCAAGCGATTATCCAAGAAACACAGCAGGATGCAAAAAGGCTCCAACAACCGGAAGAAAAGCGCTCTTGGATTAGCCCGGCTGCACCGGCGCATCCGCAACAGCCGGCAGGACTTCATTCACAAGCTCACGACAGCTCTGACGAAAACCAAGTCGGGGATCGTGATCGAAGATTTGAATGTCCACGGGATGTTGCAAAATGACCGGTTGTCCAGGCATATCGCAGACGTGGGCTGGGGAGAATTCCGGCAGCAATTAGCATATAAGACTGTGTGGTACGGGTCAACACTGATAGTCGCTCCCCGTTTTTATCCCAGCAGCAAGACATGCTCATCTTGCGGTTATGTGATGGACAGCATGCCCCTATCTATTCGTGAATGGGACTGTCCTTGCTGCGGAGCGCATCATGACCGTGACGTTAATGCAGCTGTCAACCTGAAGAAATATGCAATAAGCGTTGCTTAA
- a CDS encoding IS607 family transposase, protein MKLSEWAKKNGITYRTAWKWFKSGKLPVPAEQTPTGTILIKESGESSGTVALYARVSSADQKSDLDGQISRLLTYANAQGWEIGKAVTEIGSGLNGRRPKLMKLLSDPKVRVIVVEHRERLMRFGFEYVESCLSAQGRRVIVMDQSEMKDDLVQDMIEVLTSFCARLYGRRAAKNKAKKAMEAIEHDH, encoded by the coding sequence ATGAAGCTAAGTGAATGGGCAAAGAAAAACGGAATTACCTACAGGACTGCCTGGAAATGGTTCAAGTCAGGAAAATTACCTGTTCCCGCGGAACAAACCCCAACAGGAACAATCCTGATCAAAGAAAGCGGAGAATCATCAGGAACAGTCGCTTTGTATGCGAGAGTATCCAGCGCAGACCAGAAAAGCGATCTGGACGGTCAAATTTCCCGCCTGCTAACCTATGCAAACGCACAAGGTTGGGAAATCGGTAAAGCCGTAACAGAGATCGGTTCCGGCTTGAATGGGCGCCGCCCGAAATTAATGAAATTGCTGTCAGATCCAAAGGTTCGAGTGATCGTGGTGGAACATCGTGAGCGTCTCATGCGATTTGGCTTTGAATACGTGGAAAGCTGTCTTTCCGCCCAGGGTAGACGTGTGATCGTGATGGATCAGTCTGAAATGAAAGATGACTTAGTTCAGGACATGATTGAAGTCCTCACATCTTTCTGTGCCAGGCTGTATGGCCGCAGAGCAGCTAAAAACAAGGCCAAAAAAGCAATGGAGGCTATAGAGCATGATCATTAA
- a CDS encoding GNAT family N-acetyltransferase, whose amino-acid sequence MFDIAIIYKYKQKGGLGMHEYSFVRDAQKVGFRWQRVHCYNDKGNEVGFFDYDIQAPGWITLQKLFVVKAFRGNGIASLLIKHFLELSFYKLHANYVSVYIAPREKGISVNGLIKLHQKHGFDITDRKLSEAKASLKLQAFLDNNK is encoded by the coding sequence TTGTTTGATATTGCCATAATATATAAATATAAACAAAAAGGTGGTCTTGGTATGCATGAGTATTCCTTTGTCAGGGATGCCCAAAAGGTAGGATTCAGATGGCAAAGAGTTCATTGTTATAATGATAAAGGAAATGAGGTTGGTTTCTTTGATTATGATATACAAGCTCCAGGCTGGATTACACTTCAGAAGTTATTCGTTGTAAAAGCCTTCCGAGGGAATGGAATAGCCAGCCTATTAATTAAACACTTTTTGGAGCTGTCTTTTTATAAACTTCACGCAAATTATGTTTCTGTTTATATAGCCCCTAGAGAAAAGGGAATAAGTGTAAATGGACTTATAAAGCTTCACCAAAAACATGGTTTTGACATTACTGATCGCAAATTATCAGAAGCCAAGGCGAGTTTAAAGTTGCAAGCATTCTTAGACAACAATAAATAA
- a CDS encoding YjcQ family protein, with protein MSNEDKVLLAIFDESKKDSPNISQEITKEKLNMDLDEFNIALKKLSDLELIKGANIILSSGNIVAVFTKNISITDTGKEYVSKNLL; from the coding sequence ATGAGTAATGAAGATAAAGTATTATTAGCTATCTTTGATGAGAGTAAAAAAGATTCACCCAATATTAGTCAGGAGATTACAAAAGAAAAATTAAATATGGATCTCGATGAATTTAACATAGCATTAAAAAAACTTAGCGACTTAGAACTAATCAAAGGAGCTAATATAATTCTTAGTAGTGGTAATATTGTTGCAGTTTTTACAAAAAACATTTCTATTACTGACACTGGGAAAGAATATGTAAGTAAAAATTTGTTGTAA
- a CDS encoding polysaccharide deacetylase family protein: MKTYFLDLSKIKKPMQAVLLVGLTAFIFTVALVQPDGILPVHAKHQAICKAKTSHKVVALTFNINWGGKVPGPVLDTLKTQNQQATFFISSAWAQKYPQLARRIAAEGHEIGSSLDRQVTPDNSTAAELNEELLTMKEVTCQASGVTPTLLRISHGEWNELFLSAAAEAGYTVVQWNLNSMDIQTPGKDNIVNNVVKGVQPGSIILMNASDTASQTPGALSDVIAGLRAEGYELVTVSSLLKIGQGVTD; encoded by the coding sequence ATGAAAACTTATTTTTTGGACCTCTCTAAAATTAAAAAGCCTATGCAGGCAGTCCTGCTCGTAGGTTTGACAGCCTTCATTTTTACAGTTGCGCTGGTCCAACCGGATGGCATCCTGCCTGTCCACGCCAAGCACCAGGCTATTTGCAAGGCCAAGACCAGCCATAAAGTTGTGGCGCTGACCTTCAACATAAACTGGGGCGGCAAGGTACCAGGTCCGGTGCTGGACACCCTAAAGACACAAAACCAGCAGGCCACTTTTTTCATATCCAGCGCCTGGGCTCAAAAATACCCTCAGTTGGCCCGCCGTATCGCCGCTGAAGGGCATGAGATCGGGAGCAGCCTTGACCGCCAGGTGACCCCGGATAACAGTACCGCGGCCGAACTGAATGAAGAACTTCTTACCATGAAGGAGGTCACTTGCCAGGCCTCCGGTGTAACTCCCACCCTGCTCAGGATCTCGCACGGGGAATGGAACGAACTGTTCCTGTCTGCGGCTGCTGAAGCCGGATACACTGTGGTCCAGTGGAACCTGAACTCAATGGATATCCAAACGCCTGGCAAGGACAACATTGTAAATAACGTGGTCAAGGGCGTTCAACCGGGCTCAATTATCCTGATGAACGCCTCCGATACCGCCTCTCAGACCCCCGGCGCGCTCTCTGATGTTATTGCCGGGCTGAGGGCTGAGGGCTACGAATTGGTGACGGTATCCTCACTCTTAAAGATTGGCCAGGGCGTCACTGATTAA